From a single Rhodospirillaceae bacterium genomic region:
- a CDS encoding polyhydroxyalkanoate depolymerase yields MLYHAYELTHATLAPLKALSELGQKINSSIYNPVAYTPIGRSMAASFEVFNRMTRRYGKPTWDIETTTVNGKSVDVEIDIQLCTRFCDLIHFRRDLPESKNRKDPKVLIVAPLSGHYATLLRGTVEAMLPEHDVYVTDWRDARMVPLSLGPFDLDDHIDLMIDFMRYLGPDVNVIAVCQPAVSVLAAVALMAAEKDPMQPHSIVLMGGPIDTRENPTKVNKHAETKDLSWFENSVISRVPFPLAGAMRKVYPGFVQLTGFMTMNLDRHMKAHVGLYNHLVEGDGDSADQHREFYDEYLSVMDLPGEFFLQTIETVFKEHSLPKGTMKHRETIVDPSKIRKTALMTVEGEKDDICGIGQTSAAHKLCSNLSDDKKLRHIQMGAGHYGVFNGRRWKTEIQPLIAGFIRKK; encoded by the coding sequence ATGCTCTACCACGCCTATGAATTGACTCACGCGACGCTGGCTCCGCTTAAGGCGCTTTCCGAACTGGGCCAGAAGATTAATTCCTCTATCTACAATCCCGTCGCCTATACGCCTATCGGGCGGTCCATGGCGGCTTCTTTTGAAGTCTTCAATCGGATGACCCGCCGTTACGGCAAGCCTACGTGGGACATCGAGACGACAACAGTCAACGGCAAGAGCGTGGATGTTGAAATTGATATCCAGTTGTGTACGCGTTTTTGCGACCTGATCCACTTCCGCCGTGACCTGCCTGAGTCGAAAAACAGGAAAGATCCAAAAGTATTAATCGTCGCCCCCTTGTCGGGCCATTACGCGACCCTGTTACGTGGCACTGTGGAAGCCATGCTGCCCGAGCATGATGTTTATGTAACCGATTGGCGTGACGCGCGTATGGTGCCGCTGTCATTGGGGCCATTTGACCTTGATGATCATATCGACCTGATGATCGACTTCATGCGCTATCTGGGACCGGATGTGAATGTTATCGCCGTTTGCCAGCCAGCGGTGTCGGTTTTGGCGGCGGTGGCGTTGATGGCGGCGGAAAAAGATCCCATGCAGCCACATTCCATAGTTCTGATGGGCGGCCCCATCGATACCCGCGAAAATCCGACAAAGGTCAACAAGCACGCCGAAACAAAAGACTTGTCGTGGTTCGAGAATTCGGTGATCTCACGGGTTCCGTTCCCGCTTGCCGGGGCCATGCGCAAAGTCTATCCCGGTTTCGTTCAGTTGACCGGTTTCATGACCATGAATCTTGATCGTCACATGAAAGCCCATGTCGGACTTTATAATCACCTTGTCGAAGGCGATGGGGATTCGGCCGACCAGCACCGGGAATTCTACGACGAATACCTGTCGGTGATGGACTTGCCGGGAGAATTTTTCTTGCAGACCATTGAGACGGTGTTCAAGGAACACTCCCTGCCAAAGGGCACCATGAAACATCGTGAAACGATCGTTGATCCGTCGAAAATCAGGAAGACGGCGCTGATGACGGTCGAGGGCGAAAAGGACGACATTTGCGGCATAGGCCAAACCAGTGCCGCCCATAAACTGTGCAGTAATCTGTCTGACGATAAGAAATTGCGTCATATCCAGATGGGGGCCGGTCATTACGGGGTCTTTAATGGCAGGCGCTGGAAAACCGAAATCCAGCCCCTTATTGCCGGGTTCATTCGTAAAAAATGA
- a CDS encoding tartrate dehydrogenase translates to MTTYRIAAIPGDGIGSEVISAGLEVLAALAEKDGGFSLDVQSFPWGADYYLEHGQMMPADGLDTLKGFDAIYFGSAGDPRIPDHITLWQLRLNICQGFGQYANVRPTRVLAGVKSPLEGIGPGDFDWVIVRENSEGEYAGIGGRAHQDFPQEVGMDVSVFTRSGVERIHRFAFDLARSRPRKLLTMVTKSNAQRHGMVMWDEIFDVVKVDYPDVQTDRMLVDAMTTRMVLDPKSLDTIVATNLHADILSDLAAALSGSMGIAPTANLRPEKDFPSMFEPIHGSAFDIMGQGIANPIGAFWSASMMLEDLGEYPAAARLIAAIERVTAAGRVMPRDLGGEATTRQVTDAVIEALRSAND, encoded by the coding sequence ATGACGACATACCGTATCGCCGCCATTCCCGGGGATGGTATCGGTAGCGAAGTCATTAGCGCCGGGCTCGAGGTGCTGGCCGCCCTGGCCGAAAAAGACGGCGGCTTTAGTCTGGATGTTCAGTCATTTCCCTGGGGTGCCGACTATTACCTTGAACACGGCCAGATGATGCCCGCGGACGGCCTTGATACCCTGAAGGGTTTTGACGCCATTTATTTTGGTTCAGCCGGTGACCCAAGAATTCCTGATCACATTACCCTGTGGCAGTTACGCCTGAATATTTGCCAGGGATTTGGCCAGTACGCCAACGTCCGCCCGACCCGGGTGCTGGCCGGCGTCAAAAGCCCGCTTGAAGGCATCGGTCCCGGTGATTTCGACTGGGTTATCGTGCGCGAGAATTCGGAAGGCGAATACGCCGGAATTGGCGGGCGCGCCCATCAGGATTTCCCCCAGGAAGTCGGTATGGATGTCAGTGTTTTCACCCGCAGCGGTGTCGAGCGCATTCACCGCTTTGCCTTTGATCTTGCCCGAAGCCGTCCACGAAAGCTTTTGACCATGGTCACCAAATCCAATGCCCAGCGTCATGGCATGGTGATGTGGGATGAAATTTTCGATGTTGTGAAAGTCGATTACCCGGACGTCCAAACTGACAGGATGCTGGTAGATGCCATGACCACCCGCATGGTGCTCGACCCCAAAAGCCTGGATACCATCGTCGCCACCAATCTGCACGCGGATATTCTCTCTGATCTGGCGGCGGCGCTGTCGGGCAGTATGGGGATTGCGCCAACGGCCAACTTGCGGCCGGAAAAAGATTTCCCGTCAATGTTCGAGCCCATACATGGTTCCGCCTTCGATATCATGGGGCAGGGCATCGCCAATCCGATCGGCGCCTTCTGGTCGGCTTCCATGATGCTGGAGGACTTGGGTGAATATCCGGCGGCGGCGCGTCTGATCGCGGCAATCGAGCGGGTGACGGC
- a CDS encoding diguanylate cyclase has product MSRLANVLIAGSSGSRLDDLAASLSENGFQATRCTSATGLLEEARIGQPDLALIDLASADLEGMELAAQVVANPDFGGMPVVVFGADGSEEQFAQAVEAGIDDIFTEPATLDDLRPRLIPLLRLATMRRELTERLGLANRFGASVEPLPPLSAQSKLELLQIGRDLGEVEALKKTMGDQCAITTTPNAFTANLLLSSKPFFDACFLAIDEVGSAVSPEQAMDLCNQIRLSPRLYNMPVVLINPHEGGIDISTALQGGATRVLSRRAEDGELSSTLSILGRRQQSRWLIRQSMLNTKTPETTDPRTGAYTFEYMRAHLESLVAAARIRDKHLTLVFFSFPDAPGVKEQFGEAASEHLLKQLPQWINAMVRVEDMVAHYTGHDFCIALPDTPLEEALFVMNRIAGVLAYTDFALDEVYQPVSISVEYGIAEIEKGDTIDALIDRAHANLD; this is encoded by the coding sequence GTGAGCCGATTAGCCAATGTTCTGATTGCAGGCAGCAGCGGTTCGCGTCTGGACGATCTCGCTGCGAGCCTGTCCGAAAACGGCTTTCAGGCAACCCGTTGCACCAGTGCGACAGGCTTGCTCGAAGAAGCCCGCATCGGCCAACCCGATCTGGCCCTGATTGACCTTGCCTCAGCCGATTTGGAAGGCATGGAACTGGCGGCCCAGGTTGTCGCCAATCCTGATTTCGGCGGGATGCCGGTGGTTGTTTTTGGGGCCGATGGCTCGGAAGAACAATTCGCCCAGGCTGTCGAGGCCGGCATAGATGATATTTTTACCGAGCCCGCCACCCTAGATGATTTGCGCCCGCGCCTGATACCGCTCCTGCGCCTAGCCACCATGCGCCGCGAATTGACCGAACGCTTAGGCCTAGCAAATCGATTTGGCGCCAGCGTCGAACCCTTGCCCCCCTTATCTGCCCAGTCGAAGCTTGAGTTGTTGCAGATCGGTCGTGATCTGGGTGAGGTCGAGGCGTTGAAAAAGACCATGGGCGACCAGTGCGCCATCACGACGACACCCAACGCCTTCACCGCCAATCTTTTATTAAGCTCGAAACCATTCTTCGATGCCTGTTTTCTGGCTATTGACGAGGTCGGCTCAGCCGTGAGTCCCGAACAGGCCATGGATTTGTGTAATCAAATCCGTTTAAGCCCAAGGCTTTACAACATGCCGGTGGTGCTGATTAATCCGCACGAAGGTGGCATTGACATCAGCACCGCCTTGCAAGGCGGGGCGACAAGGGTGCTGTCGCGAAGGGCCGAAGATGGCGAACTTTCATCGACTTTAAGCATTCTTGGACGGCGTCAGCAAAGCCGTTGGTTGATCCGCCAATCCATGCTTAACACCAAAACACCTGAAACAACCGACCCCCGTACCGGCGCTTATACTTTTGAGTACATGCGCGCCCATCTGGAATCCCTGGTTGCAGCGGCCCGCATCAGGGACAAGCATTTAACGCTGGTCTTCTTCTCGTTCCCCGACGCGCCGGGCGTTAAGGAACAGTTCGGCGAAGCTGCCAGCGAGCATCTGCTTAAACAGCTTCCGCAGTGGATCAACGCCATGGTCCGTGTCGAGGACATGGTCGCCCACTACACCGGTCACGATTTCTGCATCGCCCTGCCCGACACGCCGTTAGAGGAAGCCCTTTTCGTCATGAACCGTATTGCCGGGGTGTTGGCCTATACCGATTTCGCCCTGGACGAGGTCTATCAGCCGGTCAGCATTTCAGTTGAATACGGTATTGCCGAGATCGAAAAAGGCGATACCATTGATGCCCTGATCGATAGAGCCCACGCCAACCTGGATTAG
- a CDS encoding DsbA family oxidoreductase produces MQIDFLFDAVCPWCYIGKRRLEQMLAERGGPIPVINWQPFLLNPELPSGGIDRNAYLAGKFGSESRIRRIYGAIADVGLSVEIGFNFDTIRHTPNSIDAHRLVQFAAHEDKAETAVEALFEGYFVEGLNIGETDVLIGIADNTGLDADAFSTHLKSDDGIANIYDANAHAHRLGINGVPSYVFNENMIISGAQD; encoded by the coding sequence ATGCAGATTGATTTCCTTTTCGACGCCGTCTGTCCCTGGTGTTACATCGGCAAGCGCAGGCTTGAGCAAATGCTGGCCGAACGCGGCGGCCCGATTCCTGTTATCAATTGGCAGCCATTCCTGCTCAACCCGGAACTGCCATCAGGTGGCATTGACCGCAATGCTTATCTGGCCGGAAAGTTTGGTTCCGAAAGCCGCATCAGGCGCATCTACGGGGCCATCGCCGATGTCGGCCTGTCTGTCGAGATCGGCTTTAATTTCGACACCATCCGCCACACCCCCAACAGCATAGACGCCCACAGGCTGGTCCAATTCGCGGCCCATGAGGACAAAGCCGAAACCGCCGTTGAGGCCTTGTTCGAGGGATATTTTGTCGAAGGCCTGAATATTGGCGAGACGGATGTCCTGATCGGCATCGCAGATAATACAGGTCTGGACGCAGACGCCTTCAGCACCCACCTGAAAAGTGACGACGGCATTGCCAACATCTACGACGCCAACGCCCATGCCCACCGCTTAGGCATTAACGGTGTCCCTTCCTACGTCTTCAACGAAAACATGATCATTTCCGGAGCCCAGGACC